CACTCCCATTGCCCAGCGCTGTAATTTTGGTCGCCTCCAAATTCTTTTCCAGGCACTTGCCCTCGCCTGCGGAGTATACAAAAGGGAAAGAGGGAAAATGGGGTAAAAGCAAATGAGTATCAGCGATGGCAGTAGAAGAAGCTGCGGAAGCGGCCCCAAGGCACAGCCTCTGCAGTGTatgccccccctcccccttgtGGCAGTCACTGTTTAATTCACAGTTCACTCACATTCTACAGATCCCAGAGAAATATCTCAATTGCCAATTGACTGCCCGAAGAAAGAGTTTCCATCTGAAAAAACCCCACCCAAGGCAGGCCCCCTTTAACTCCATTTCCCCCTCTAAAGACTCCTCTCTATCCCTTATTTACTTGGCTTTCGGCGGAGTATCTGTCGGCCGTGGTTTCCATGGGAAAAAGTCACAGTTTCGGCCACTTTTTGCCCAGCTCTAGGACCAACAACAAACAGCCCCTTGGGTGGGTGGTTTTTTTTCTCCTTCTGTCAGCTGAAAAagcccccctccccctgcaCCACCCCTTGGCCAGACTTTGTTTATCGTGGGAATCGAATTTTTGTGTGCGGCAAAAAGTTTCCGTGCGGCGAGGCGACAGCCTCTAAGGCCATTTTATTGTTTGTGCAGAAATGCTACAATTGCGTAAATTCGGAGaagtttttgttttctgtgtGTTTGCCCCAGGAGTACGCTCCGCCGAATGGGGCAGGGCCCGTGGGCCAGTTTCAGGTGAGACTCCCCCAACTGGGAGGGCGCCCTGGCTGGTCAGtgtgaaatttatttattcctCAATTAGGGGGACTCGTACTCGGAGGGGGGGACGAGTCCGAGCCTCTAAGGAGCCCCGTATAATGAAGCACGTTCTGGTAATTAATTAAGTGCGGCGACTTGTTCCTTTTTTAATTTTGGGGCAATCATTCGCGTGCGAGTGCAGGGCCCATAAATAGCCATCCGGCTAGGACGTCTTTGGCCTGGAGCCTGAAGCCTGAAGCCTGAAGCCTGGCAAATTGCCCGTTACTCTCGCCTCCCGCTTCGGTTGTAATTAAATTGGATGCTGCTAATCTCAGTCGGCGGCGCTGTTTGTGTCTACTTACTGCCATTCAGGTGATCCTCCCTGGTGTAGTAGCGGGCCCGGTTCTTGGAGAAGCAGGCCACCAGCGACAGGATAATGACGGCAATTAGCACAAAGATGATGCCGCCCAGAATGGCCAGAGTATTGAGGCCGCctagagatagagagagagagagagatagagttGGAGAGAGCACACACAAAACGATGGAGATTAAGGCACGTATTTTAATTTTAAGTGTCCTTGCCACCGGACCACTCCCCCCCACGCCCCTCTATGGCTTACCGTGCTCAAGAAAATTATACGAGGTGCTGGCCGCATTCTGCTCCTCGTCGCTGATGTAATCCAGGCACGTGTGCAGCCCGCCAATGTCCAGGTTATTTATTTCGGCGCCTCGCAAACTTTTGGGCAGGAAGCAAATTGGATATGTGTCCCATTTCCACTGCAGCTGCAAGGAGAGAGGAGAGGGCGAGTCAGCTTTGGGGTTCTTTGCGATGCGACACTCGCAGGGCAAGACCCCTTGAGCCCTCGGTGGAGAGCGCATCGTGCCCTTTGGGGGCATCATCAATCAGCAAAGGCTTTGAAAACTAATTGAAATTTCCAGTGCCCGACTCTTGATGCCCGATGCCCGATGCCCGATCCATGATTATTTTATTCACTTACTTGCCGCACGACATTTATTAATTTCCCCATGTGGCACTCGTCGCAGATCAGGGGATTGTTGTCGAGCCGCACGTTGCGGATGCCTTGGATACGCAGGGCCGTGTCCTCGTTGATGCCGTATAATTGATTTCGGGATAAATCCAAAAACTGCCGAAGAAATGCCCACAAAAGTTCAATTAAAAGTGCATTacaagacagagagagggggagagagggagggggagggacAAGTACAGTTTCATTTTGATGGCAAAAGCCTGCCTGCTGCTGAAATGACAATTAGCTAAGGACAGACGGAGGGACAGACGGGCCCACAGAAGTCCCAGGAATTGGCCAAAAACAATTTGGGTATTTTTGTAAGGGGTGGAGGGGGTGGAGGGGCTGCTGGAGTGAAGTGTATACACaattaaattcaattaaaatgaaAGGCTTAATGGCTATAAAATGATTGTTGTTGCAGGACCATAAATTTGCCACAGTCCACGGCCACAataacagagagagagagagagagagagtccaCTCCGAGAAGTGGTGGAGCACGGGGGAGAGGGGCGCCCGAGTGACGTGCGGCACGTACAGGGACAGCGGAGGGACTTGCAACGAAATAAAGCCACGGGTTTGGCTTGTTGTCACAAATGTATAAACAGAAATGGCAAACGCTAACGAAAACTGCAAATAGTAATGGCTGAAGGGTCCTCTGGCGTCCTCTGGCATCCGCTGGCATCCTCTGTTGtcgctgaaatattctacaaaTTGGCCAGAAATAACAATAGATGGATCCTTcggggggagagagagggacaaaGGGGTGTCTGTGTGCAGGACTTACCTCCAGCTCTCGACAGGGATCGATGACTTGCAGCGCCATGTTGTCCAGCGAATTGCCCGAGATATTCAGATAGCGGAGCTGCTTGAAGGGCGTGAGAAGGCCAACAGGCAGGGGGCCCATGTCCGCAATGGCCAAGTGCGTCAGCTGGGGAATGAGCTGCAAGAAAAGGTTTCCCCTTTAAGAGAGAGTCAAAGACGGGGAGGCCAGAGGGCAACCCACCTCGAAGGTGTCGCGCATTTCCATGAGATCCATCAGCACATTGCCGCTGATATTCAGGGCCAGCAGATTGCCCAGCCCCCGCACGGACTGCGGCTCGAGGCGCACCAGCTTGTTGTAGGACAAGTCGAGGAATGTCAAGTTGGTCAGCTGCAGAAACGAGTCGTTGGGCACTTTGGCCAGCCGATTGTACGATAAATCTGAAAAGGGTTCGAGCAAAGGGCGGGGGTCACTTGAGAGTTCTTGGGAGCGTATaatccccccctcccccatgGCTTACCCAAGTGATTAAGACTCTTCTGCATGCGAAAGAGCTGGTCGACGACCACGGACAATTGATTGCCGTCCAGCAGGACTTTGTTGAGGCGCTTCACATCGCGGAACTCGTCCTTCTCGAGGAACTTGAACTGCGGGGAGAAGCGAGCAAAATAATTGGAAAAACTGAAAGCAAAAACCGAAGAAAAACCAAAGGCGACAAACCTCGTTGCGTCCCAAATCCAATTCGCTTAAAAGCGGCAATAAATTGTACAGCTGCGGATTGATTTTCTTTAGCTGACAATTTCGGCATTTGAGTACTTTGAGGTCCTGCAGGAGGAGACATGGAAGACACAGAACAATGAGGGGGAAACATGGGCGTGGCTCTCAAAACACTCACCGACACATCGCGGAACACATCCGGCTGTAAGTCCTGGAGCGGATTTCCGCTCAGGTCCAGATACTTGAGTCTGCTCAGCATGAAGAAGTTGCGCTGCACGAGCTCCACGATTGAGTTATCGGCCAAATTGAGACGGCGCAGATCCTGGCCGGGGGAAAGGCGGGGGAAAACAAGGCAAAAAGTTTATTACGGCACGCACTAAATTAATAATACTTTACGATCAAGTACAGGACTACAGGACTACAGGACTACAGGACTATGGCTAATAATTCATAAATCAGGCAAACATTCCCCGGTCACGGGCGGCGGACTCCGGAAACTGCCAAAAAAGTTGCAACTGCAGCAGAAGGAGGACGTgggaggaggcggaggaggacGTGGGAGGACCAGGAAGTCGCCAGAGTGCAGTGGAAAACAAAATCGAAAGCAAATTGAAGACAACGAAAGTAACTTTTGGTGCCCGGACCCGGGACCGGGACCGGGCCCTGGACCGGGCACTTccgctggctgctggctggtggctgctggCAGGACTTTAATTCAAGCACGTAAGAAACAACTCCTTTGCCTCCGTTTTGCCCCAAAAAGTAGCTGGCCCCCCCCATTTGGGGCTGCTATTAAAAATTCCATAAAATTTATTACAAGAAACGGAATACAGCGGCACAAAATCTACTCGTGCAAAAATTGCAATCATCTTTGGGCTTAAACGGGGTGCCCTATCGGGGCTAACAAGGACTGGACAGATGTGGAGCCGGAATGCAAGGGCAAGGCTGAGGCTTTGCAGGATTAGCTGTACACCGAGGCATCTGCTCGATCGGAGATGCGTATTTCCAAGGCCTCTGACCCACTCCAGAGGGTTTAAACCCGATTGCGGGTTGCCTGTAGCCACCAGTAGCCTCGTAATTATGTTGGAAAATTCCCCTACATCTCCGTGTAATGAGTTTTTATttgaaacaaacaaaaaagccATCAGTTATGGCCCCCTCTCCCCCCCTGCCCAACGTCCGTGCCCCTGTACTCACCGTCAAATGACGAAACGTTGAGCTGGCCATGCGTAAAATTTTATTCTTCGATAAATCCAATTCGATGAGATTATCCTGGCCCCGAAAGTTGTTTTCCGTGATGTTGGTAATATTGTTCTTGGACAGATCTGGACGTGACACCGCGATGGTAATTGTTGTTTTTTATCGCACACGAAACACATGAAAAAACAGAGAATTATATTTAAATTGTGTAACATATTCCCCGAATTTCTGCAGAGATTAAAGACCGAAGCTGGAGCCCGTCGAAAGCACATTGCACATACGCCCCGTTGTCTAGGCAACGTCCTGACTGACTGCCACGCCCCGTCTAAACATTTAAATGTACGATAAAAATGAGGGAAAAGGAAAAGCCAAGGGAAAAGCGAAAGGAATCCCCAACTGCAGTGGAACTTTGCCTTTTTTTGTGGCATGTGGAATGAAACGGCAAAAAATAAAGATCACAGAATGTAAATAATTGGGGACCgggtatctgtatctgttgtatctgtatctgtccCGTGGCGAGGGGGGGGCGGGGCCACTGGAGTTTTAAAACCCTCCCGCGGGGGCGGGGGACCCCCCCTCGTAAAACACAAATAAACAAGTTTAAAGCCCCGACCGATATCGGGCCAATGCTTTCGTTGGCTTTACACTTGATTtttggttgttgtttttttgctgCCGTCATTCGTTTGCCGAATCTTATTTTATTTTCGGGGCGCTTTTTGCTGTTTGGCGcatcaatttcaattttattGACAAGACAACAAGCCACTGGCGGGGCTAAGGCGACGGCTGGATGCCCTAACGGCAGAGAACTACTACTATAGGTCCTGGACAGCATTTGTGCCCCCAATTGAGGGCCATCTTAGGCCACTCTGGGCTTTAATTAGTCGTCGAGATTCTGGGGCACTGGCTTGATGTTAAGTTCTAGAGACCCCTTGATAGGATAGCCGTGTCCTGGCCACTGCTTTGCTCATTTAACGTTTGCGCTCCTTTATTTGCGTTTGCCTTCGCGTTTTACGAGGCTGCAGATCGCTGGGCTCCCCCTTTGATTGTTCCCCCATAACATTTGCATATCAGCGGGTGGCTGCCGCCTTTTGATTCACGTCTGTGGGAGGCGGCCTCGTAAACCCATTGATTACTCACCTAATATCCGCAGATATTTGAGGCCCCAGAAGGACTCGGCCCCGATGGCGGGCAGGTTGGAGTCCGTGATGCGCAGGATCTCCAGCTTCATGAACTGCCGCAGAGCTGGCCCAATCGTAATGGAGTTCCTGGGGCCGCGTATGATGATGACCTTCACGTCGATGTCCAGCTCGCTGGCGGACAGCAGGGAGTTGAGGCCACCTgtaaaagagagagaaagagagagagagagagggggcaGGCCCCCTTTAATAGGCGTGGCTTGAACTAATTCCATTGTCCATGTCCATCCGCGGCTATAAATACGCTGGAACTGCGGTGCTACGTGGCTTGGCTACAATAGTGGCCCCTCGACAAAGCCCACAAGATCATTAATTGCAGGCACTATTCGTGTGTGGCCgtggcgggggcggggggggggggggggggggcatcCCAACAATGTCCACCCAGCCAGTCGGAATCTATTTAGAATTCGCCAGCAACTACTGCCAACTGAACGGATCCCAGTTACCATTAAGGATTCCTTCTGGCCAGGCCCCCctttccccccccctccccacatTTGTATTCAGCGGAATTTTTTAGTTTTCGCTTACTTTCCATTGTGCCCCACAGAATAGTGCTTCAGATCTGAGCTTTATGCATTttgcatggctaaatgtttgcctgtgtgtacgtgtgtgtgtgtgtgtgtgtgtgtgtgtgtgtgggtgcccGTCTAAGGGCGAAGTTGCATTATAATGCGCTCATTGTAGtgcagttgttgttggccCTGTTGTTGGCCCTGTTTAATGTTGGCTGAGCACGCTGCGGGAATTTTCATAAAAATGCAAAGCATTAACGCTGATTGTAACATATTTTAACGCCCCTTCGCCCCcagccccctccccctcctgcAGTTTTATTTCGTTGTTGGCATCGCATTATTACTTTTTTGAATCTACTATTTTTGAACTATTTTTTTGTTGGCGAGTTCTTTTTTAAAGTCTCATTAGTCCCGCAATAGAAACACGATAGAGTTTTACGACTTTTAATGCATTTTGATGGGGGAAATTGTTGTAGCCTTAGAGCCCTCGACGAGGACTATCGATCGGTGTCCTTAGAGCACTCCAAACGGGCTATCGAAAGGTGGATGCCATGTCGATCGGCTTGGCTTGAAAACAGAGAAGAAGATGCCACTTCGAAGGAAACTTTAGGAGGAAAGAATTGTAAGCAAGAGGCTGTGTTTGAAACCGGCAAGAATCTGCGAAGATTATGTGGTTTTTAATAGGGGATCGAATGGCTGCTGCCCTCCTCATGGTTCTACCATCCTCCACCCTTAAAGGAACATCCGCTTGGCCCGCCAAGTAGCCAAAAAAGGCAGAAGAAGATGCCACTTTGAAGGAAAATTTAGGAGGAACGAATTGCGAGCAAAAGGCGAGGAATCTGCGAAGATTAAGTGGTTTTTAATAAGGGATCGAATGGCTACTGCTGCTTGGCCTGGTTGCTGCCTTCCTCATGGTTCTACCCTCCCCCCAAGCCTGAAAGGAAGCACCATTTCGACGCCTATCCTTACTAGCCCGATATTGCCCAgttttaatgatttttccaTAATTTTAAGCGCCCCTCTTGAATCCCAAAACCCATAAAATGGAACCCCTACTAATCCATATTCGAAATGAAATTAAAACGAAGCATTcccattcgcattcgcattcaaAGCGATTCAAGGACCCACTCGAACAATCCCTAGAATATGGGTGCTAACCAAACAAGCGTTAAATTGAAATTATAGATTTTCGTAGATGGTGTGTGCTCTGAGTGTGTGTTGGCCAAAGCTCCCCAAGAAGCTGGCCAACAGGAGGGGAAACTCTCgccccagccacagccccagccACATCCCCAGCCACAGTTGGAGCCCCAGCGACGATGCGTCGGCAAATGACAGTTGAACAAATTGAAATTGTCGTACATTTAAGAAAACGAATGGCTGAGAG
The sequence above is a segment of the Drosophila miranda strain MSH22 chromosome 4, D.miranda_PacBio2.1, whole genome shotgun sequence genome. Coding sequences within it:
- the LOC108162393 gene encoding insulin-like growth factor-binding protein complex acid labile subunit isoform X1, encoding MLLKWLLFSLCIMPALFSNTRRKCPAECQCSMDDLDRYQAICTKGGLNSLLSASELDIDVKVIIIRGPRNSITIGPALRQFMKLEILRITDSNLPAIGAESFWGLKYLRILDLSKNNITNITENNFRGQDNLIELDLSKNKILRMASSTFRHLTDLRRLNLADNSIVELVQRNFFMLSRLKYLDLSGNPLQDLQPDVFRDVSDLKVLKCRNCQLKKINPQLYNLLPLLSELDLGRNEFKFLEKDEFRDVKRLNKVLLDGNQLSVVVDQLFRMQKSLNHLDLSYNRLAKVPNDSFLQLTNLTFLDLSYNKLVRLEPQSVRGLGNLLALNISGNVLMDLMEMRDTFELIPQLTHLAIADMGPLPVGLLTPFKQLRYLNISGNSLDNMALQVIDPCRELEFLDLSRNQLYGINEDTALRIQGIRNVRLDNNPLICDECHMGKLINVVRQLQWKWDTYPICFLPKSLRGAEINNLDIGGLHTCLDYISDEEQNAASTSYNFLEHGGLNTLAILGGIIFVLIAVIILSLVACFSKNRARYYTREDHLNGIYSAGEGKCLEKNLEATKITALGNGSGSSPTTTTTLTLATSPATGTAAGAAGAAAAGGTVSGPLAKANGHGASPSPSPGNGSTPAHDPAPAPAPAPSTGEDKGKEISFTFPIDDRVCTIDELMLPPAPAPPPPVVYQQHPSMGSLMYSVSHSPGSATTMAAVAAAATVIPPGAPSPMPMPMPMPPPAEAVVVVLPPPHNHPMEGSLAGLREVQQHLVHLSSTLEPLVSVN
- the LOC108162393 gene encoding insulin-like growth factor-binding protein complex acid labile subunit isoform X2, which translates into the protein MLLKWLLFSLCIMPALFSNTRRKCPAECQCSMDDLDRYQAICTKGGLNSLLSASELDIDVKVIIIRGPRNSITIGPALRQFMKLEILRITDSNLPAIGAESFWGLKYLRILDLSKNNITNITENNFRGQDNLIELDLSKNKILRMASSTFRHLTDLRRLNLADNSIVELVQRNFFMLSRLKYLDLSGNPLQDLQPDVFRDVSDLKVLKCRNCQLKKINPQLYNLLPLLSELDLGRNEFKFLEKDEFRDVKRLNKVLLDGNQLSVVVDQLFRMQKSLNHLDLSYNRLAKVPNDSFLQLTNLTFLDLSYNKLVRLEPQSVRGLGNLLALNISGNVLMDLMEMRDTFELIPQLTHLAIADMGPLPVGLLTPFKQLRYLNISGNSLDNMALQVIDPCRELEFLDLSRNQLYGINEDTALRIQGIRNVRLDNNPLICDECHMGKLINVVRQLQWKWDTYPICFLPKSLRGAEINNLDIGGLHTCLDYISDEEQNAASTSYNFLEHGGLNTLAILGGIIFVLIAVIILSLVACFSKNRARYYTREDHLNGSEGKCLEKNLEATKITALGNGSGSSPTTTTTLTLATSPATGTAAGAAGAAAAGGTVSGPLAKANGHGASPSPSPGNGSTPAHDPAPAPAPAPSTGEDKGKEISFTFPIDDRVCTIDELMLPPAPAPPPPVVYQQHPSMGSLMYSVSHSPGSATTMAAVAAAATVIPPGAPSPMPMPMPMPPPAEAVVVVLPPPHNHPMEGSLAGLREVQQHLVHLSSTLEPLVSVN